A single window of Synechococcus sp. CBW1004 DNA harbors:
- a CDS encoding IS630 family transposase has protein sequence MPSGRPMAPLELSADEASQLQSLAGSRSLPHSIVQRAQIVLACAAGDTNTSVAKRFGVRSATVGKWRQRYLDLGIEGLHDELRSGRPRTYEDDTVAEVINRALQSKPTDGSTHWSARTLAAETGISKSTVHRWLQTFSLQPHRQKSFKLSTDPFFVEKVRDIVGLYLNPPDKAMVLCVDEKTQIQALDRTQPLLPMGLGYVEGVTHDYIRHGTTTLFAALDVATGEVITQCKPRHRHQEFLGFLRQIEKSVPEDLDLHLIVDNYCTHKHAKVRAWLAQRPRFHVHYTPTYASWLNQVERWFGLITQRAIRRGSFSSVKELIARIEQFVAAYNTTKAPFNWTATADSILEKLQRLCAQISGTAH, from the coding sequence ATGCCAAGCGGGCGCCCCATGGCTCCTCTGGAGCTGTCGGCTGATGAGGCCAGCCAGCTCCAGAGCCTGGCTGGATCAAGGTCCTTGCCCCATTCGATCGTTCAGCGGGCGCAGATCGTCCTGGCCTGCGCAGCTGGTGACACCAACACCTCAGTTGCCAAGCGATTTGGCGTTCGCAGCGCAACGGTGGGCAAATGGCGGCAGCGCTACCTCGATCTGGGGATCGAGGGGCTGCACGACGAGCTCCGTTCAGGCCGCCCGCGGACCTATGAGGACGACACGGTGGCGGAGGTGATCAACCGAGCCCTGCAGAGCAAGCCAACCGATGGCAGCACGCACTGGAGCGCTCGGACTTTGGCCGCAGAAACAGGGATCTCCAAGTCCACGGTTCACCGCTGGCTGCAGACCTTCTCGCTCCAGCCCCACCGGCAGAAATCGTTCAAGCTCTCCACCGATCCGTTCTTTGTGGAGAAGGTTCGGGACATCGTTGGCCTGTACCTGAACCCGCCCGACAAGGCGATGGTGCTCTGCGTCGACGAGAAGACGCAGATCCAGGCCCTCGACCGCACCCAACCGCTGCTGCCCATGGGGCTGGGCTACGTGGAGGGTGTGACGCATGACTACATCCGCCACGGCACCACGACCCTGTTTGCCGCGCTGGACGTGGCGACCGGTGAGGTAATCACTCAGTGCAAACCCCGGCACCGCCACCAGGAGTTCCTGGGGTTCCTCAGGCAGATCGAGAAGTCCGTCCCCGAGGATCTGGACCTGCACTTGATCGTGGACAACTACTGCACCCACAAGCACGCCAAGGTGCGTGCCTGGCTGGCCCAGCGTCCCCGTTTCCACGTCCACTACACCCCCACCTACGCCTCCTGGCTCAACCAGGTGGAGCGCTGGTTTGGACTGATCACCCAGCGGGCAATCCGGCGCGGCAGCTTCTCCAGCGTCAAAGAGCTGATCGCCAGGATCGAGCAGTTTGTGGCCGCCTACAACACGACCAAGGCCCCGTTCAACTGGACGGCGACAGCTGACTCAATCCTGGAGAAGCTCCAGCGGCTTTGTGCGCAAATCTCTGGGACGGCACACTAG
- a CDS encoding bifunctional (p)ppGpp synthetase/guanosine-3',5'-bis(diphosphate) 3'-pyrophosphohydrolase: MLRAVPDPAVSLEEVGSAAAPATGAVLQGDPTGVIAAATGEPVERRRPIHDPSDYGVPLPAWLQECMRHVPPGAGESCPTDTEALLASAFDFAYQLHEGQYRASGEPYIIHPIAVADLLRDIGASAAVIAAGFLHDVVEDTDVTPEEIEDHFGVEVRGLVEGVTKLGGIHFTNKTEAQAENLRRMFLAMASDIRVVLVKLADRLHNMRTLGALKVEKQQRIARETRDIYAPLANRLGIGRFKWELEDLAFKILEPEAFREIQQQVASKRSDRESRLGVTVQLLRDRLKAVGLEACEVSGRPKHLYGIWSKMQRQQKAFHEIYDVAAVRILCPSLEGCYRALAVVHDTFRPIPGRFKDYIGLPKPNGYQSLHTAVIGRHRPIEVQIRTREMHQVAEYGIAAHWKYKEGGSPADNDTERFNWLRQLVDWQKDDGGSDSSDFLASIKEDLFDEEVFVFTPKGDVVGLRKGSTAVDFAYRIHSEVGNHCQGVRINDRLCPLATPLQNGDFVQVITAKNAHPSLDWLNFVATPTARNRIRAWYKRSHREDNIQRGTAMLERELGREGFDALLRGEALARVARRCNLIGSEDLLANLGFGGVTLHQVVNRLREEIRLASAAATPALSNEQVAAGVVAAAPDTPLHQSQGSPILGVEGLEYRMGGCCCPLPGEPIVGSVALGNHGITIHRQDCGNVSQTPVERRLPVRWNTAHDAPPRRYPVRLRIEVLDRVGVLKDILTRLSDHRINVSDARVRTTPGRPARIDLRVELSSASQLRDTLAQIRSMADVLDIARTGIG; encoded by the coding sequence ATGCTTCGCGCGGTTCCCGATCCTGCCGTCAGCCTTGAGGAGGTGGGGAGCGCTGCTGCGCCCGCGACCGGCGCGGTCCTCCAGGGTGATCCCACCGGCGTGATCGCAGCGGCGACCGGCGAACCGGTGGAGCGGCGCCGGCCGATCCACGACCCCTCCGATTACGGCGTGCCCCTGCCGGCCTGGCTGCAGGAGTGCATGCGCCACGTTCCCCCCGGGGCCGGTGAGAGCTGCCCCACCGACACCGAAGCGCTGCTGGCCTCCGCCTTCGACTTCGCCTACCAGCTGCACGAAGGGCAGTACCGGGCCAGCGGCGAGCCCTACATCATCCACCCGATCGCGGTGGCGGACCTGCTCCGCGATATCGGCGCCAGCGCCGCCGTGATCGCCGCCGGCTTCCTGCACGACGTCGTCGAAGACACCGACGTCACTCCCGAAGAGATCGAGGACCACTTCGGAGTCGAGGTGCGCGGCCTGGTGGAGGGCGTCACCAAGCTGGGCGGCATCCACTTCACCAACAAGACCGAAGCCCAGGCCGAGAACCTGAGGCGCATGTTCCTGGCGATGGCCAGCGACATCCGGGTGGTGCTGGTGAAGCTGGCGGACCGGCTGCACAACATGCGCACCCTCGGGGCGCTCAAGGTCGAGAAACAGCAGCGCATCGCCCGCGAGACGCGCGATATCTACGCCCCCCTGGCGAACCGGCTCGGCATCGGCCGCTTCAAGTGGGAGCTGGAGGATCTGGCCTTCAAGATCCTGGAGCCGGAGGCCTTCCGCGAGATCCAGCAGCAGGTCGCCAGCAAGCGCAGCGACCGCGAGAGCCGCCTGGGCGTCACCGTGCAGCTGCTGCGCGACCGGCTGAAGGCGGTGGGTCTGGAGGCCTGCGAGGTGTCGGGACGACCGAAGCATCTCTATGGCATCTGGAGCAAGATGCAGCGGCAGCAGAAGGCCTTCCACGAGATCTACGACGTGGCGGCGGTGCGCATCCTCTGCCCTTCGCTGGAAGGCTGCTACCGCGCTCTGGCGGTGGTGCATGACACCTTCCGGCCCATCCCCGGCCGCTTCAAGGACTACATCGGCCTGCCCAAGCCGAACGGCTATCAGTCGCTGCACACAGCCGTGATCGGCCGCCACCGCCCGATCGAGGTGCAGATCCGCACCCGCGAGATGCACCAGGTGGCCGAATACGGCATCGCCGCACACTGGAAATACAAAGAGGGCGGCTCCCCCGCCGATAACGACACCGAACGTTTCAACTGGCTGCGGCAGCTGGTCGACTGGCAGAAGGATGACGGCGGCAGCGACAGCAGCGACTTCCTGGCCTCGATCAAGGAAGACCTGTTCGATGAGGAGGTGTTCGTGTTCACCCCCAAGGGCGATGTGGTGGGCCTGCGCAAGGGCTCGACCGCGGTGGATTTCGCCTATCGCATTCACTCCGAGGTGGGCAATCACTGCCAGGGGGTGCGCATCAACGACCGCCTCTGCCCATTGGCCACGCCCCTGCAGAACGGCGATTTCGTGCAGGTGATCACCGCCAAGAACGCCCACCCCAGCCTCGACTGGCTCAACTTCGTCGCCACGCCGACGGCACGCAACCGCATCCGCGCCTGGTACAAGCGCAGCCACCGTGAGGACAACATCCAGCGCGGCACGGCGATGCTGGAGCGCGAGCTGGGCCGCGAAGGCTTCGATGCCCTGCTGCGCGGCGAGGCGCTGGCGCGGGTGGCGCGCCGCTGCAACCTGATCGGCAGCGAGGATCTGCTGGCCAACCTCGGCTTCGGCGGCGTCACCCTCCACCAGGTGGTGAACCGCCTGCGCGAGGAGATCCGGCTGGCCTCGGCGGCAGCGACACCCGCTCTCAGCAACGAACAGGTGGCGGCAGGGGTGGTGGCGGCGGCTCCCGACACGCCGCTGCATCAGAGCCAGGGCAGCCCGATCCTCGGGGTGGAAGGGCTGGAGTACCGCATGGGCGGCTGCTGCTGTCCCCTGCCGGGCGAGCCGATCGTCGGCTCGGTGGCCCTCGGCAACCACGGCATCACGATCCACCGTCAGGACTGCGGAAACGTCAGCCAGACCCCGGTGGAGCGGCGTCTGCCGGTGCGCTGGAACACCGCCCACGACGCACCGCCGCGGCGCTACCCGGTGCGCCTGCGCATCGAGGTGCTCGACCGGGTGGGTGTGCTCAAGGACATCCTCACCCGCCTGTCCGACCACCGCATCAACGTCAGCGACGCGCGGGTGCGCACCACCCCCGGCCGACCGGCCCGCATCGACCTGCGCGTCGAGCTCTCCAGCGCGTCCCAGCTGCGGGACACCCTGGCCCAGATCCGCTCGATGGCCGACGTGCTCGACATCGCCCGCACCGGCATCGGCTGA
- a CDS encoding tellurite resistance TerB family protein, whose translation MPAPTAFAAIALAAVSWDGMLSRAGSRALRHALDYREPYRQLGDNAMVELMNDLLTSLRSKGAQHLMVEAAEALSPRQRATAYAVAAEIMRSDGPLQADERNILANLAATLELDPTLTTAVEEAMDLLHADVLSET comes from the coding sequence ATGCCGGCCCCCACGGCTTTCGCCGCCATTGCCCTGGCGGCCGTGTCCTGGGACGGCATGCTCTCGCGGGCCGGTTCACGGGCGCTGCGCCACGCGCTCGACTACCGCGAGCCCTATCGCCAGCTCGGGGACAACGCCATGGTCGAGCTGATGAACGACCTGCTCACCTCGCTGCGCAGCAAGGGAGCCCAGCACCTGATGGTGGAGGCCGCCGAAGCCCTGAGTCCCAGGCAGCGGGCGACGGCCTATGCAGTGGCGGCAGAAATCATGCGCTCTGATGGCCCCCTGCAGGCCGACGAGCGGAACATCCTCGCCAATCTCGCCGCCACCCTGGAGCTTGATCCAACGCTCACCACAGCGGTCGAGGAGGCGATGGATCTGCTGCATGCCGATGTGCTCAGCGAAACCTGA